AGTTCGAAGATGCCCCGTTTGAAGCCGGTGATATGTCTTCCCCGGCGGAAATTGAGCCCGAAACCGTTGGTATGTGCAAAAACACTGAATGAAAAATCGTTCTTATAAAGCAGTTGAACGTCCTGCTCCCCAATGGGGTTAAACCCTCCGGCGGTATTCTGCTCTTTCTCCTGTCCCATGAAAAACAAGGGGAAAAACACGGCAGCCAGAAAGAAGAATATCTTTGAAACGCAGAACATGGTAACGAACAAATATACACAATATAAACCTAAGTATCAGAACGGATGAAAACATCAAAAATTGTTTATACAGGCGGTCTCCGGACGAAGGCGATCCACCTGAAATCGCAGCAGGAGATCATCACCGATGCACCGGTGGATAATAACGGAAAGGGGGAGGCATTTTCTCCGACCGATCTGATGAGTACTTCACTGGGATGCTGCATGGTGACGATCATGGGAATTCTGGCAGAGCGAAAAGGATGGAATATTGAGGGAACCGAACTGGAGATCACGAAAATTATGGGAACAGAACCGAGGAGGGTAACCGGTATCCGGGTGGAGATCAGCGTGCCGGCGCGTAGTTTTTCGGAGAAGGAGAAGCAGATGCTGGAGAATGCGGCGAAAACCTGTCCTGTTGCATTCAGCCTGCATCCTGAACTTGAGCAGGACATCAGCTTCGTTTGGGTAAAATAAAAATCCCGGACCGACCGGTCCGGGATTTCAGGTATTTAACCTTTTCAGGCTTTATGCTGGGAAGAGGGGGCATCCTGGTGGGCACCTACTCTCTTGTAATTTTTATTCTTACCGTAAGCGTCACAATTTCCTTTGCCACATGATACAAGTACCAGGGCAGAGATAGAGAGGATGGCCAGCGCTTTCTTCATGATGTGTTTTTTAGGGGTTGTTATACGGGTTTGGTGATTTCGTGCTGATTAGCTTTTTTTCCGTAGGCCGGACAACGTTCGTGTGTTTTACATGAAGCAAATGCCATGGTGAACAACGCTGCGATCATTAGGGAAACAAACACTTTTTTCATAAAAAATCTTTTTCTATCCCTGCCATTCATTTTCAGGGTCATTCAATCCAATGCTTGCAAAGATAAATTTTCAGTCGTATAATCCAAATCTGTAATAAGCCTTTATTTATCAACAGCTTTCATGTGAATATGTTGATGTGATAGCTTTGAAGTATGGTAGAGAAACAGGCGGACCCGAAGATTGAGAGCAGCTGGAAAGATCTGTTGCAGGAGGAATTCAGGCGGCCTTCGTTCCTGAAACTGAGGGAGTTCCTCAACGCTGAGAAGAAGCAATTCCCGGTTTATCCTCCTTCTTCTCTGATTTTCAACGCATTCAACCGAACGCCGGTGGATCGTGTAAAGGTGGTGATCATCGGTCAGGACCCTTACCACGGAGCTGGGCAGGCTCATGGTTTAAGC
Above is a genomic segment from Bacteroidia bacterium containing:
- a CDS encoding OsmC family protein translates to MKTSKIVYTGGLRTKAIHLKSQQEIITDAPVDNNGKGEAFSPTDLMSTSLGCCMVTIMGILAERKGWNIEGTELEITKIMGTEPRRVTGIRVEISVPARSFSEKEKQMLENAAKTCPVAFSLHPELEQDISFVWVK